The window CCGCCCTCTACGCCGCGGTCGGCGACGGACACGTCTCGACCCAGTCGGTCATCGAGAAGCTCCAGCAGGAGCTCCGGGCCGACACGGACGGTCAGGACGACATCTCGGTCGGTGAGTTCACGATGGCCCCGCGCGAGCCACGCGTGAGCGATTCGGGCATCCTCGTGCGCGGTGCACCCGACATCCTCGTCAAGGTCGCGAAGTGCTGCACGCCCGTGCCCGGCGACGAGATCCTCGGATTCGTGACGCGCGGCCAGGGCGTCAGCGTGCACCGTGTCGACTGCTCGAACGTGGCGCACCTCCGCGAGGAGTCGGAGCGACTCATCGAGGTGGAGTGGGCACCCACCTCGTCGAGCGTGTTCCTCGTGAACATCCAGGTCGAGGCGCTCGACCGCTCGGGGCTCCTCATGGACGTGACGCGGATCCTCAGCGAGCATCACGTCAACATCCTCTCCGCGACCGTGCACACATCGAAGGACCGCCTCGCGATCAGCAAGTTCTCGTTCCAGATGGGCGACACGACACACCTCGACCGTGTCCTCAACGCCGTCCGGCGCATCGAGGGCGTCTACGACGTGTACCGCGTGAACGGCGCCTGACCGGTCGCCGGGGAGCGACGCCGGTTCCGGATCACGTCCTGCGTCGTGCGTGCGCTCGGGGACCGCGGTGGCACGGTCAGCGGCATGTTCCCGCGAGTCGTGTCAGCCGCGCCCGCCCGGATCGACTGCCGTGGCGACCGGTGAGGATCGCCACCGCCTCGTCGAGGAGTTCGGGACGGCTGCCCGACATGCGATAGAGCGCCCGCACCCGTGCGAGCGGTGTCTCGCCGCGGGCGAGATCGGCGAGTGTGCGCGCGAGCGTCGTGACGTGCACGGTGCCGAGGAGGACGCGGTGCTCGTGCGGCACGGCGACCTCGCGATACCGCCTGCCGGGCTCGACGGTGTGTCGCCGGTGGCCGCGGGGGACCGCGATCTCGATGCACGGCGGTGGCGCGAGGCCGTCGTGGACCCACGCTGCCGTCTCACGCTCGAGCACCCCCGTCACGGGCACACCCGTGCCGATCGACATGGCACGGATCGTGCCCGTGAAGGGTTCGTCGACGGGAACGTAGCCGACGTCGTTCGCCGTGTGCAGTGGGGTGAGCTCGCCGTCGAGCCGCATGGACTGCAGTTCCTCCGGCGCCAGTGCGGCGAGGCCTCTCGCTTCCATGTGCGGCATTGTGGACCGCGGGTCCGTGTCGGTTCCGCGACCGGGCGCGGTCCTGTGGACAAGCCCGGGCCCACAGACGACGACGGCGCGGCGAGTGATCGCCGCGCCGTCGTCGGGGACGTGTCGCTCAGCCGCCCAGGGCCGCGAGCCAGGATCGCCGCGCCGCGAGCGCGTCCTCGGCCTCGCGCTCGGCCGCCGCGTCGCCGCGAGCCGCGGCCGCGTCACGCTCGGCCTCGAGCTTCGCGATGGCCTCGTGCAGCTGCGCGTGCATCCCCTCGGAGCGCGCCTTCTTCTCGGGGTCGGAGCTGCTCCAGTGGTCGTCGTCGAGCTTGCGCACGTGCTGCTCGACCTGTCGCAGTCGATCCTCGACGGCCTTGAAGCGATCGCGCGGAACGCGCCCGATCTCGTCCCAGCGCCGCTGGATGTCACCAAGCTTCTCGCGCGCCGTCCGGCGGTCCGTGATCTTGAGGATCGGCTGCGCCTCCTCGAGCAGGGCCTCCTTGGCCTCGAGGTTGCCCGACAGCTCCTCGCTCTCGCGCAGGTCGATCTCGCCCTTCGCCTGGAAGAGGACGTCGCCCGCCGCCTTGAACCGGGCCCACAGCGCATCGTCGTACTTGCGGCCGGCCCGGCCGGCGGCCTTCCACTCGTCGAGCAGTCGCCGGTACTCGGCCACCCCGTCGGCTCCGCGCGGTGCGAGCTCCTCGGCGCGCTCGATGATGCGGTTCTTCGCGTCCCGTGCCTGCTTGTGCGTCGCGTCGAGCTCGGCGAAGAAGGCCCGTCGCTCGCTGTCGATCGTGTTGCGGGCCTGTCGGAACCGCTTCCAGAGGGCATTGGCATCCGACTTCGGCAGGCGTGGGCCGGTCTGCTGGTGCGACTGCCACTGTGCGAAGAGATCGTCCATCGCGGCGGACGTCTGCTTCCACTGCACGGAGGCGGGATCCTGTGCGGCGAGGCGCTCCGCCTCGACGACGATCGCCTCGCGCGTGGCGATCGCCTCGGCGAGCTGCGCGCGCGACTCCTGCTGCTGCTGCTCGGTGAGCTCGCTCACGGAGCCACCCAGCGCGCCGAGCCGCGTGCGCAGCGATGCGAGGTCGCCGACGACGTTCGCGCCCTGGAGCTGTTGCTCGAGGTGCGCGACCGAGCGGGCGACGTCGCTCGCGGGCGCGCCGTTGCGGACGCGCTGTTCGAGCACCGAGACCTGACCCTCGAGGTCGGAGAACTTCCGCACGAAGTAGGCGAGAGCCTCCTCCGGCGTACCGTCCGGGTACTGGCCCACCTGGCGCTCGACGCCGTCTTCGACGACATAGACGGTGCCGTCTTCTTCGACGCGGCCCCAGGGGTGTTCAGGGAGTGCAGACATGATCGGGTGTTCCCTCGACGTTAGGCGTGTGCGCTGAGCGCGGTGCAACCAGACTAGGACATCGGCCGGGCCCCGCGATGCAGTTCGCGGCTGAGGTCGGGGCGAGTCACGGACGAGCTCAGGACAGGGAGATCCCCGTGATGACCGCCGGAGCGACAGGAGCACCGTCCGAGGCACCGCCCTGCACGCCCTGGGCCACGATCTGCGACCGCAGTTCGTCGAGTCCGCTCGTGACCGTGCCGAAGATCGTGTAGCCGCCGCCGTCCGTCGGGAGCGTCGTGTCCTCGTAGACGATGAAGAACTGGCTCCCCATGCTGTTCGGGTCCTGCGTGCGGGCCATCGCGATCGTCCCGGCCGGATAGACGCCGTCGGCGGGAGCGTTCTCGATCGGTCCCCACGTGTAGCCGGGGCCGCCCTGGCCCGTGCCCTCCGGATCACCGCACTGGAGGACGTAGAGCCCTTCCGTCGTGAGTCGGTGGCACGCCGTGTCGTCGTAGTAGCCCGACTGGCTGAGCGAGATCATGTTGGCGACCGCCTGCGGCGCCGCGGCGCCGTTCAGGTCGATGCCGAGCTCGAGGGAGCCGTTGAACGTCATCGTCCCGGTCCACGTGCGTCCCTCGGCGAGCGCCGGATCCGGGGCGGTGGCGGCCGGCGTCTCCGCCGACGTGGTCTCCGTGGCCACCGGCTCCGTCACGGGCGCACCGGGGCCGCCGACGAAGAAGAAGACCTGCGCGGCACCCGCGAGCAGTGCGACGACGGCGAGCGTGATGCCCGCCGCGACGTTGTCACGCTTGCGGCGGCGCTGCTGCCGGTCGTTCACCGCCACGCGCGCCTCGAAGGCGCGCTGACGGCGCTTGTTCTCACGGGACTGCTTGCTGGACGCCACGGTACCTCTTCGGGATCGCCGGATGGACGGCGACCACGGTCGCCGGGGTGAGTTTACTAACATCTCGCACATGACGGACGACGGATCGGCACTGCACTCCACGACGGCGCCACTGGCCGTCCGGATGCGACCCCGGTCCCTCGACGAGGTCGTCGGCCAGCGACACCTCATGCGCCCCGGTTCGCCGCTCGTCACGCTCGCCTCGGGGGAGTCCACGCGGGCCGCCGGGACATCGGTCATCCTGTGGGGACCGCCCGGGACGGGGAAGACCACGATCGCGCAGACGATCGCGCACACCTCGAACCGCCGGTTCGTGCAGCTCAGCGCGATCTCGGCGGGCGTCAAGGACGTGCGCGCCGCGATGGACGAGGCCCTCTCGCAGCGCGATCTGTACGGCATGCAGACCGTCCTGTTCCTCGACGAGATCCATCGGTTCACGAAGGCCCAACAGGATGCGCTGCTCCCTGGCGTCGAGAACGGCTGGGTGACGCTCGTCGCGGCGACGACGGAGAACCCGTCGTTCTCCGTCATCACACCCCTCCTCTCGCGCAGCCTGCTGCTCACGCTCCAACCGCTCGACGACGCCGACCTCGCGGAACTCCTCGACCGTGCGGTCGACGATCCGCGCGGCCTCGGCGGCGCACCGGCCCTCGACGACGACGCGAAGCGGGCGATCATCCAGTTCGCCTCGGGCGATGCCCGACGCGCGCTCACGACGCTCGAGGCGTCCGCCGAGTCCGCCGTGACCGAGGGGGCCGGGACCATCACCGCCGAGCACGTGGCGGCCGCGAGCGATCAGGCGCTCCTGCGCTACGACCGCGACGGCGACGAGCACTACGACGTCATCAGCGCGTTCATCAAGTCGATCCGGGGGAGCGATCCCGACGCGGCCGTCCACTACCTGGCGCGCATGATCGTCGCGGGGGAGGACCCGCGCTTCATCGCTCGGCGCCTCATGATCTCGGCGGCCGAGGACATCGGGCTCGCGGACCCCGACGCGCTCGGGGTCGCGGTGGCGGCCGCCCAGACCGTGCAGCTCATCGGGATGCCGGAGGGCCGCATCCCGCTCGCCGAGGCGACGATCTATCTCGCGACCGCACCGAAGTCGAACGCCGCGTACCTCGCGGTCGACGAGGCCATCGCCGACGTCAAGGCGGGGAAGGCCGGTCGGGTGCCCGTCCACCTCCGCGACGCGCACTACGCGGGTGCCAAGAAGCTCGGCCACGGACGCGGCTACCGGTACCCGCACGACGCCGAGCTCGGTGTCGTCGCGCAGCAGTACCTGCCCGACCCGCTCGTGGGGCGCGAGTAC is drawn from Pseudoclavibacter chungangensis and contains these coding sequences:
- a CDS encoding DUF349 domain-containing protein — translated: MSALPEHPWGRVEEDGTVYVVEDGVERQVGQYPDGTPEEALAYFVRKFSDLEGQVSVLEQRVRNGAPASDVARSVAHLEQQLQGANVVGDLASLRTRLGALGGSVSELTEQQQQESRAQLAEAIATREAIVVEAERLAAQDPASVQWKQTSAAMDDLFAQWQSHQQTGPRLPKSDANALWKRFRQARNTIDSERRAFFAELDATHKQARDAKNRIIERAEELAPRGADGVAEYRRLLDEWKAAGRAGRKYDDALWARFKAAGDVLFQAKGEIDLRESEELSGNLEAKEALLEEAQPILKITDRRTAREKLGDIQRRWDEIGRVPRDRFKAVEDRLRQVEQHVRKLDDDHWSSSDPEKKARSEGMHAQLHEAIAKLEAERDAAAARGDAAAEREAEDALAARRSWLAALGG
- a CDS encoding peptidylprolyl isomerase; translated protein: MASSKQSRENKRRQRAFEARVAVNDRQQRRRKRDNVAAGITLAVVALLAGAAQVFFFVGGPGAPVTEPVATETTSAETPAATAPDPALAEGRTWTGTMTFNGSLELGIDLNGAAAPQAVANMISLSQSGYYDDTACHRLTTEGLYVLQCGDPEGTGQGGPGYTWGPIENAPADGVYPAGTIAMARTQDPNSMGSQFFIVYEDTTLPTDGGGYTIFGTVTSGLDELRSQIVAQGVQGGASDGAPVAPAVITGISLS
- a CDS encoding replication-associated recombination protein A; the protein is MTDDGSALHSTTAPLAVRMRPRSLDEVVGQRHLMRPGSPLVTLASGESTRAAGTSVILWGPPGTGKTTIAQTIAHTSNRRFVQLSAISAGVKDVRAAMDEALSQRDLYGMQTVLFLDEIHRFTKAQQDALLPGVENGWVTLVAATTENPSFSVITPLLSRSLLLTLQPLDDADLAELLDRAVDDPRGLGGAPALDDDAKRAIIQFASGDARRALTTLEASAESAVTEGAGTITAEHVAAASDQALLRYDRDGDEHYDVISAFIKSIRGSDPDAAVHYLARMIVAGEDPRFIARRLMISAAEDIGLADPDALGVAVAAAQTVQLIGMPEGRIPLAEATIYLATAPKSNAAYLAVDEAIADVKAGKAGRVPVHLRDAHYAGAKKLGHGRGYRYPHDAELGVVAQQYLPDPLVGREYYRPRALGGEREVQARLERIRRITRGDGPKRT